Proteins from a genomic interval of Sphingomonas sp. Y38-1Y:
- a CDS encoding DoxX family protein: MAIVRTALRALLSLSLAAFFGFVGWMKASAPMAMLAQHGAWTVRVPEPLGRVVGVSEIVCALLLLVGLLPGRARIGAASALILIANQLVAAAIHAGVGETHALPQNGVLIAALGLIAWLSRPYFSVR, translated from the coding sequence ATGGCGATCGTTCGAACCGCATTGCGCGCGCTGTTGTCGCTGTCGCTGGCGGCGTTCTTCGGCTTCGTCGGATGGATGAAGGCGAGCGCGCCGATGGCGATGCTGGCGCAGCATGGCGCCTGGACGGTGCGCGTGCCCGAGCCGCTGGGCCGCGTCGTCGGGGTGAGCGAGATCGTCTGCGCGCTGCTGCTGCTCGTCGGCCTCTTGCCCGGCCGCGCGCGGATCGGTGCGGCGTCGGCGCTGATCCTGATCGCCAACCAGCTCGTCGCCGCCGCGATCCATGCCGGCGTCGGGGAGACCCACGCGCTGCCCCAGAACGGCGTGCTGATCGCCGCGCTGGGGCTGATCGCCTGGCTCTCGCGACCCTATTTCTCGGTGCGATAG